In Candidatus Hydrogenedentota bacterium, the DNA window ACGGACACGAAGCCGACACGCCGCAAGTCTACGGCCTGATCGCCGAGTTTGACGATCCGGACACGCTCCTGCGGGCCACCACCAAGGCCCACGAGGCGGGCTATCGCGCCATGGACGCCTACTCCCCGTTTCCGATCCACGGGCTCGCGGAAGCCATGGGCGTGCGTAAGACCGCCGTCTCCTTCATCACGCTCGTGGGCGGGCTGACCGGCGCGATCACCGGCTTCGGCATGCAGTGGTTCGCCTCCGTCCACCACTACCCGTTCAGCATCGGCGGCAAGCCGGACCTCAGCTGGCCCGCCTTCATGCCGATTACCTTCGAAATGACGATCCTCTTCGCCGCCTTCGCCGCCCTGGGCAGCATGCTGCTCCTCAACGGGCTGCCCCGGCCGCACCACCCGATTTTCAACGCGAAGCGATTCGAGCGCGCCTCCAGCGACGGTTTCTTCCTCTGCATCGAGCGGACGGACGCGCAGTACGACGCCGAAGAGACCCGGAACTTCCTGCAGGGGCTCGGCCCCGTGGAAGTCTCCGAGGTGCTCGACTAAACAGGCCCTGAACCTCGCCCGCCGGATAGGCCGGCGGCGGAGCAATAAGTTGGAACCGATGAAACCATCCAAGAACATCACGGCGCGCCGGCAAGGCCTTCCCCGCCACGCGGCGCTCGCGCTTGCGGCCGCCTACAGTTTCGTGCTGGCGGGGTGCCATCAGGATATGTGGAACCAGCCCCGCTACACGTCGCTCCAGAAGAATGACTTCTTCGCAGACGGGGCCGCCGACAGGCTGCCGGTCCCCAACACCATCCCCTATGACGCCGCGCGGCGCGGCTGGGTGTCCCACGAGTATGAAACCCTCACGGGCCAGGCCCAGGTCCCCAGCCTCCTCGAGGATGTCTTCTGGACCGGCAAGCTGGACGACGGCACGCCCAGGCCCGACAACTACTTTTCCGTCGATGTGGCCCTGCTCAAGCGCGGCCAGGAGCGTTACACCGCGACCTGCGCGCTTTGCCATGGCGAGGCGGGCTACGGCAACGGCATGATCGTCCAGCGTGGCTTCCCCGCGCCGCCCTCCCTCCACATCGACCGGCTCCGGGAAATCGAAGACGGCTACTTCGTGGATGTAATCAACAATGGATTCGGCCGCATGTACAGCTACCGCGCGCGCGTGTCGGCGGAAGACCGCTGGGCCATCGCGGCCTATATCCGCGCCCTGCAATACAGCCAGAACGTCCCGAAGGACGCGCTGGAGGAAGCTGATCGGGCCGAACTGGAAAAGGCGCTGAACTCCGCGCCGGAAGCAGCACAACAGCCGGTGGAAAACAATGCTCACTGACGGACAACTCGAAAAGATCGGCGCCCTGCAGGGCAAGTGCCTGAAACTCGGCGGCGGCGCGCTGGTTGCGCTCCTGCTTTTCGGCCTCATCTCCGGAACCACCTTCCAGGGCCTCCTGGTCGGGTACCTGGCGATTTTCGGATTCGGCATCAGCGGGCTCGGGCTCGTCATGCTGCACCACCTTTGCGGCGGCAGCTGGAGCTTCGTGGCCCAGCGCATCGCCGAAGCCGCATCGCGCACGCTGCCGTTTCTGTGCGCCGCCGGCGCCTTTGTCATCCTGGGCGGGGCGCTGTTCTCGAACATCTACCCCTGGGCCAACAAGGAATTCCTGTCCCGGCCGGAGAACGAGTACATCGCGTACATGTCAAACCTGAAGGAGCATTTCCTCAGCTTTAAAATGCTCGCCCTCTGCTTCGTCGTCTACTTCGGCCTCTGGCTTCTGATGATGCGCGCGTTCAACACGTGGTCCCTCAAGCTCGACGAAACCGGCGACGCCCGCTATATCGGAAAGATGAAGGTGTGGGCCGGCTTCGGCCTCGTGGCCTATGTGGTCTCCATGACCTTCGCCGCCACGCACTGGGGCATGTCCACCGACCCGACCTTCTTCTCGACGATCTACGGCGCCTGGATGATCGCGGGCTACGCCCTGGCGATGATGTGCTTCTGCGTGATCGTGCTCACCAGCCTGGACGACGAGGGCCTGCTGGCCAGTAAGCTCAGCTCGCGCATATACCACCACTACGGCAACTTCATGCTGGGCTTCACGATCTTCTGGTCGTACCTGTCCTTCTCGCCCTTCCTGATTATCTGGAACGGCAACCTGCCCGAAGAAATCGGCTGGTACCTGCACCGCGGCGGAAGCCTGACCATCGTCACGGTGTTTCTCATCGTCTTCGTCTGGTTCGTGCCCATGTGGAGGCTCCTCATGCGCCAGAACAAGACAAACCCGCTCAAGCTGCGCAAGATCGCCATCTACATTCTGGCGACCCGCTTTGTGGACATGTACTGGAATATCGTGCCCTCCTTCGAGAACAACCACGCCACCATCAATATCGCGACGCTGATCAGCACCCTGCTCGGCGTGGCGGGCATTGGCGGCGTCTGGCTGTGGGTGTTTCTCCACGAGTTGAAGAAACGCCCGATTCTCCCGCAGCGGGACCCGCGCGAAGAACTCATGTTCCTCAAAGAAAAGGCCCACAGCCATGCATAATGCCGCCGATCACGATACCGAGAAAAGCGTCAAGGAAGGTTACGAAGTAACCGACATGAACGCGCGCCTCATCGCGTATTTCATTGTGGCCCTCTTTGCGATGTTGTTCGGCGCCGTAATGACGATTATCATCGTCATCCGGGGATTCGACCGGTCGCGCCCCGCGCTGAACGACACGCCGGCGTCCGCCCTCGCCACCCCGGATGTACAGGTGCCGCCCGCGCCGCACCTCCAGGGCGATCCCGTGTCCGACCTCCATAAGGTCCTCGCGGAGAACACAGCTCGCCTGAGCGCCTATGGCGTCATCAGCGAGGAGCCCGGCATGGAGCGCGTGCACATTCCCGTGGAGCGGGCCATGGCGCTGGTTGCCTCGGGCGCCGCGCCATACCGCCAGGAACCGACGATCGCAACCACCGAGCTCGTCGATCCATTCGGAGAAGACGCGCTATGACTCCGTTTAAGGTATATCGCCGGGGGCGCAAGCGCAATGCGCTGCTTCGGGCTTGCGCCGTCGCCCTCGCCGCGGCTTCGGTGCTCTCCGCACCGCGCGCGGGCGCGCAGGCGGTCCCCAAAGATCGGGTCGAGGAAGTGGGGATCGATCCCATCAGTTTTCGTGGGCCGGATCCGCGCGAACGCTTCAAGGATATCAAAATCCAGCAGAACCTCGGCGTGCAGGTCCCGCTTGACCTGGTGTTTCGCAACGAGCGCGATGAGGAAGTGCGCCTGGGCGACCTGATCACCGACAAGCCCGTGGTCCTCTCCCTGGTCTACTACGGCTGCCCCATGCTGTGCACCCTCGTGCTCCAGGGCATGGTTTCGGGCTTCGACGGCCAGCCGGCGGATTTCCAGCTGGGCCGCGACTACACCGTTATCAGCGTGAGCATCGACCCCGCGGAAACCGGCGAACTCGCCTCCGAGAAAAAGGCCAATTACCTCGCCTCGGCCAATCTCCCGGGCGCCGAAGAGCATTGGAGCTTCCTCACGGGGGACGAGGAGTCCATCGAGGCGCTCGCCGAAACCGTGGGTTTCCGGTACTACTACGACGAGACCGCCGGCCAGTATGCCCACGACAGCGGCGTCATGATCCTGACGCCGAAGGGCAAGGTTTCGAGCTACTATCTCGGCATCGAATACATTCCCAGGAACCTCCGCACCGCGCTCCAGGCAGCCGGCGCGAACTCAATCGGCGACTATCTCCAGCAGCCGACGCTTCTGTGCTTCATGTACGACCCGACCAGCGGCACGTATGGCCTGGTAATCATGAGCGTGCTGCGGCTCGGCGGCATATTGACCGTGTTGCTCATTGCCGCCTTCTGGCTGGTGAACTACCTGCGCGGGCGCCGCGCGGTGGATACGGCTGACTATACATCAAGCACTCGCCCGCCCAGCCCGGCAGGCCTCTCTGGAAGCGTGTAAAACGAGATAACGCACCAAACGTTAAGGTGATAACAGGTACGCCATGAATTTTCCGCTGATACCCGAGCAAGCATCGACCTTTGCTCCCAATGTGGACCTTTTGTTCTACACGCTGACGATATTTGTCTCCCTGTTCACAATCGGGGTGACCATTGTGCTCATCGCGCTCGGCATCAAGTTTAAAGCCGAGCCCGGCCGCAAGTCGCAGCACGTCGAGAACATGAAGCTCGAATTGCTCTGGAGCGCCATCCCCGCGGTCATCGCCCTCATCATTTTCGCCTGGGGCGCCGTGCTCTACTACGACTACCGAAACATCCCCGAGAACACGTTGGACATCACCGTGATCGGCAAGCAGTGGATGTGGAAGGTCCAGCACCCGAACGGACGCCGCGAAGTGAACGAGCTGCACGTGCCCGTGAACCAGCCCGTCAAACTCACCATGACGTCCCAGGACGTAATCCACAATTTCTACATTCCAGCGTTTCGCGTGAAGCAGGACGCCCTGCCCGCGGCCTACACCGATATGTGGTTCGAGGCCACTAAGGTGGGCAAGTACCCCTTCTTCTGCGCCGAATACTGCGGCACGGAGCACTCCCTCATGGGCGGCTACGTTACGGTCATGGAGCAGGACGCGTACCAGGAGTGGCTGCAGGGCGGCCCCCCGGTCACGCCGGTCCAGGCCGGCGAAACGCTGTTCCAGCAAATGGGCTGCATGACCTGCCACGACGCCGGGGCCGCGAGCCGCGGGCCCCTGCTGGACAACGCCTTCGGCAATGAAGTCACCCTGCGCGGCGGCGAAAAAGTAGTCCGCAACGAGGAGTATATCCGGGAATCCATCGTGAACCCCTCGGCGAAAATCGTGGACGGCTACGCGCCGCTCATGCCGTCGTTCCCGAACCTGACCGACGATGACATCTTGAACCTCGTGGCGTACATCAAATCCTTGAGCGACGCAAACTAGTAAACGGAATTCCACACATGGCAAACGAAATGGCGCAAACCGCGGACTTTCCCGAACGGGACTATGAACGCCCGGCGGTGCACTACCTGAACTGGCAACAGACGGTCAGCTCCTGGCTCCTCTCCGTGGACCACAAGCGGATCGGCATCCTCTACCTCATCTCCATCAGCATCTTCTTCCTGGTCGGCGGGGCCTTCGCCTCGATCTTCCGGATCGAACTGTTGACCCCCGAGGGCGACCTCCTGCAGGCGGACACCTACAATAAGTTCTTCACCCTCCACGGCGTGGTCATGATCTTCTTCTTCCTGATCCCGTCGATTCCGGCGGTGCTGGGGAACTTCCTGATCCCCCTGCAG includes these proteins:
- a CDS encoding DUF3341 domain-containing protein; amino-acid sequence: MSAHGHEADTPQVYGLIAEFDDPDTLLRATTKAHEAGYRAMDAYSPFPIHGLAEAMGVRKTAVSFITLVGGLTGAITGFGMQWFASVHHYPFSIGGKPDLSWPAFMPITFEMTILFAAFAALGSMLLLNGLPRPHHPIFNAKRFERASSDGFFLCIERTDAQYDAEETRNFLQGLGPVEVSEVLD
- a CDS encoding cytochrome c gives rise to the protein MWNQPRYTSLQKNDFFADGAADRLPVPNTIPYDAARRGWVSHEYETLTGQAQVPSLLEDVFWTGKLDDGTPRPDNYFSVDVALLKRGQERYTATCALCHGEAGYGNGMIVQRGFPAPPSLHIDRLREIEDGYFVDVINNGFGRMYSYRARVSAEDRWAIAAYIRALQYSQNVPKDALEEADRAELEKALNSAPEAAQQPVENNAH
- a CDS encoding SCO family protein, with product MTPFKVYRRGRKRNALLRACAVALAAASVLSAPRAGAQAVPKDRVEEVGIDPISFRGPDPRERFKDIKIQQNLGVQVPLDLVFRNERDEEVRLGDLITDKPVVLSLVYYGCPMLCTLVLQGMVSGFDGQPADFQLGRDYTVISVSIDPAETGELASEKKANYLASANLPGAEEHWSFLTGDEESIEALAETVGFRYYYDETAGQYAHDSGVMILTPKGKVSSYYLGIEYIPRNLRTALQAAGANSIGDYLQQPTLLCFMYDPTSGTYGLVIMSVLRLGGILTVLLIAAFWLVNYLRGRRAVDTADYTSSTRPPSPAGLSGSV
- the coxB gene encoding cytochrome c oxidase subunit II, which encodes MNFPLIPEQASTFAPNVDLLFYTLTIFVSLFTIGVTIVLIALGIKFKAEPGRKSQHVENMKLELLWSAIPAVIALIIFAWGAVLYYDYRNIPENTLDITVIGKQWMWKVQHPNGRREVNELHVPVNQPVKLTMTSQDVIHNFYIPAFRVKQDALPAAYTDMWFEATKVGKYPFFCAEYCGTEHSLMGGYVTVMEQDAYQEWLQGGPPVTPVQAGETLFQQMGCMTCHDAGAASRGPLLDNAFGNEVTLRGGEKVVRNEEYIRESIVNPSAKIVDGYAPLMPSFPNLTDDDILNLVAYIKSLSDAN